One window of the Hemitrygon akajei unplaced genomic scaffold, sHemAka1.3 Scf000038, whole genome shotgun sequence genome contains the following:
- the LOC140720224 gene encoding zinc-binding protein A33-like isoform X1 — translation MEKNLQEIQENIRIIQVEISKLKEQMDQKDSVMFLKEEAHWNRRINDDVQELSVTDEALQFEKFDHPYLLNTVLRETVDAINQVSVTLDVKTAYPYLEVSEDRKSVRWTWIQRNLPDTGKRFTDWACVLGSEGFTSGRHYWEVEVTGNRLWCLGVAAESVKRKGRVSLSPETGFWVIGRRGGVLYRDYDVFGGLPSPKSRLAAGPIPGRVGVYLSYESGTVSFYNAETKSHFHTFTGNKFTGKLYPFFATWDENQWLRICSGSAPGL, via the exons atggagaaaaatcttcaggagattcaagagaatataaggattattcaggtgGAAATctctaagttaaaggaacagatggatcaaaaagacagtgtgatgtttctcaag gaggaagctcattggaacaggag gattaatgatgatgtccaggaattgtcagtgacagatgaggccctacagtttgaaaaattcgatcacccgtatttgttgaacacagtgctgagagaaacagtTGATGCCATTAAtcaag tctctgtcaccctggatgtgaaAACGGCGTAtccgtatctcgaggtgtctgaggatcggaagagtgtgagatggacctggatccagaggaatctccctgacaccgggaagagattcacagactgggcttgtgtgctgggatcggagggattcacatcggggagacattactgggaagtggaggtgacggggaatcggctctggtgtctgggagttgccgcagagtctgtgaagaggaagggacgggtcagtctgagtccggagaccggattctgggtcatcgggcggcgTGGTGGCGTGTTatatcgggattatgacgtgttcggtggtctcccctcccccaagtcccgtctcgctgccggtcccatccccgggagggtgggagtttatctcagttacgagtccgggacagtttcattttacaacgcggagaccaagtcccatttccacaccttcactgggaataaattcacggggaaactttatcctttcttcgcgacctgggatgaaaaccagtggctgagaatctgctctggttccgctccgggtctgtaa
- the LOC140720214 gene encoding zinc finger protein RFP-like: protein MASKGQAESLTEEVICSICLDFFTDPVYLECGHNFCRSCITRCWEREERNSCPECREVFADRTLRASRALANLTQKVRNLNLNREGKESKRHCEEHEEELKLFCETDKTLICVVCAVAEEHREHRFRPIEEAVNNYKDQTKSSLDSLTKKKSDFQEKEQQQKEKISGVRVRLPEQNF, encoded by the exons atggcttcgaaaggacaggccgagagcttaaccgaggaggtaatttgttccatctgcctggatttcttcaccgatccggtatacctggagtgtggacacaacttctgtcgctcttgtatcacacggtgttgggaaagggaggagagaaactcctgcccggaatgtagagaggtgtttgccgaccgcaccctcagggccagtcgggccttagcaaatctaaCACAAAAAGTTcggaatctaaacctgaatcgggaagggaaggaaagtaaacgtcactgcgaggaacatgaggaagaactgaagctgttttgcgaaacggacaagacactgatctgtgtggtctgtgcagtggcggaggaacacagagagcaccgttTCAGGCCGATTGAAGAAGCTGTTAACAactacaag gatcagacaaaatcttccttagactctctcacaaaaaagaaatcagacttccaggaaaaggagcagcaacagaaagagaagatttccggagttcgggtgaggcttcctgagcagaatttctga
- the LOC140720224 gene encoding E3 ubiquitin-protein ligase TRIM39-like isoform X2, protein MVYWTGKRIISVYTMPLINCRNGHRENVLKDILPVSVTLDVKTAYPYLEVSEDRKSVRWTWIQRNLPDTGKRFTDWACVLGSEGFTSGRHYWEVEVTGNRLWCLGVAAESVKRKGRVSLSPETGFWVIGRRGGVLYRDYDVFGGLPSPKSRLAAGPIPGRVGVYLSYESGTVSFYNAETKSHFHTFTGNKFTGKLYPFFATWDENQWLRICSGSAPGL, encoded by the exons ATGGTATACTGGACAGGGAAGAGGATTATCTCTGTTTACACGATGCCGTTGATCAACTGTAGAAATGGGCACAGGGAGAATGTTTTAAAAGACATCTTGCCAG tctctgtcaccctggatgtgaaAACGGCGTAtccgtatctcgaggtgtctgaggatcggaagagtgtgagatggacctggatccagaggaatctccctgacaccgggaagagattcacagactgggcttgtgtgctgggatcggagggattcacatcggggagacattactgggaagtggaggtgacggggaatcggctctggtgtctgggagttgccgcagagtctgtgaagaggaagggacgggtcagtctgagtccggagaccggattctgggtcatcgggcggcgTGGTGGCGTGTTatatcgggattatgacgtgttcggtggtctcccctcccccaagtcccgtctcgctgccggtcccatccccgggagggtgggagtttatctcagttacgagtccgggacagtttcattttacaacgcggagaccaagtcccatttccacaccttcactgggaataaattcacggggaaactttatcctttcttcgcgacctgggatgaaaaccagtggctgagaatctgctctggttccgctccgggtctgtaa